GGGCCACGCGCTCGGTGTCGACGCGGGGCTCCGTCGCGTCAGAGATCCTTCGGCTCGCTCCGCTCGCTCAGGATGACACGGAGGGGAGGCCGACGTTCGGAAGTCGAGAGAACGGGCGCGGGGGCCGGGGGTAATCTACCCGCCGCTGCCTCGTTCGCGGCGTCGGGGTCGACAAACCCCTCGCCCACTTTCCTCGTCACCCGCCCGTGATCCCCCGGGAGCTGTTCAAGAAGATCCGCCACGTCGAGGTCCGCACGCGCGGGCTCGTCGACGACGTGTTCGGAGGCGAGTACCACTCGGCGTTCAAGGGCCGCGGGATCGAGTTCGCCGAGGTCCGCCCGTACCAGATCGGTGACGACGTCCGGACCATCGATTGGAACGTGTCGGCGCGGACGGGCGAGCCGTACGTCAAGCTGTTCGAGGAGGAGCGCGAGCAGACGCTGCTGCTGGTGGTGGACGTCTCCGCCAGTGAGGCGTTCGGGAGCGCGCGGGCCAAGCGCGACCTCGCGGCCGAGGTCTGCGCCGTCCTCGGGTTCTCGGCCCTCCGCAACAGCGACAAGGTCGGCCTCGTGCTGTTCACCGACCGGGTCGAGCGGTTCGTCAAGCCCAAGAAGGGGAAGCGGAACGTGCTCCGGATGCTCCGCGACCTGTTCGCCCACGAGCCTGAGCACCGGGGGACCGACCTCGGCGACGCGCTCGACCACGTCCTCCGCGTCCAGCGCCGCCGCGCCATCGTGCTCCTCGTGAGCGACTTCCTCGTGCCCGACGCCGCCTACGACGGCTTGGCGAAGCAGCTCCGCGTGGTGTCGCAGAAGCACGACCTCGTGGCCGTGCGGCTGGTCGATCCGCGCGAGGAGGCGCTCCCGCCCGTCGGCCTCCTCCGCGTGGTCGACGCCGAGACGGGCCGCGCCGCGCTCGTCGACACGTCCAGCGCGCGCGTCCGCGAGGACTTCGCCGAGCGGGCCGCCCGCCGCGCCGCCCGCGCCGAGGCCACCCTCAAGCGCGCCCGCGTCGACCACGTCACGCTGCGGACCGACGAGGACTACGTCGAGCCGCTCTCGCACTTTTTCCGCCACCGGACTCGGAGGTGAGCGGAATGGGAAACCGAAGATTGGGAACGGGGCAGGGGAGCCGCCGCCTCCGGGCGGTCGTGCTCGGCGTGATGGCGACGCTCGCCGCCAGCGGGGCGACGGCGCAAACGGCCCGGCTGGCGGTGCTCGCGGACTCGGTCTCGGCAGGGGTCCCGTTCGAGGTCGCCGTGACCGTGACGCACGGGCTGGGCCGGCAAGTGACGTTCCCCGAGGTCCCCCCCGGCGCGCCCGAGGCGGGCACCCTCGTGTTCGGCGACGCCGAAGCGATCAACGTCCGCCGCCTGCCGCCGGTCGAGCGCGGCGGCGTCCGCGTCGACAGCGCCGTCTACCGTGCCGTCGTGTTCGCGGCCGACTCGGCGCGCGTCGGGCCGCTGTCCATCCGCGTGACGGCGCCGACCGACACGGTGCTCGCCCAGACCGGGAGCGTGCTCGTGCCGGTCCGCTCGGTTCTGACTGGGGAGACGGCGCCGTACGAGCCGGCCCCGATCGGCGAGGCCGAGGCGTTCCCGAGCGCGACGCCGCTGTGGATCGGACTCGGGATGCTGGCGCTCCTCGTGCTCGGCGGGATCGGGTGGGCGCTCGCGAAGGCCCTCCGCACGCCCGACGAGCGGGCCGTCGTCCTCCCCTACCCCGCCGCCCTCGCCCGCCTCGACACGCTCGACCGGGAGGCGCCGGCCGAGGGCGCGCCGGCCGAGGCCATCGAGGCCCACGTCGTCGCCGTCCGCGACACCCTCCGCGCCTACCTGTCCGGCCGCCTCGGCGTACCGGCTCGCGAGGCCACGACCCGCGAGATCGCCGACCGGCTCGACGGCGACGCCCGCGTCCCCCCCGAGGCGGCCGAGGCCGTCCGGAAAGCGCTCCAGCCGACGGACCTCGTCGCGTTCGCGCGCGTCCGCCCCGGTCCCGAGCCCGTCGCCCGCCTCCGCGCCGCCACCCGCCGCGCCATCGACGCGGTCGAGGGCGCCGTCCGGGCGCAAGGAGAGACACGAGGCACGGGGGACGGGGCCCCGTCTCCGGCGACCGCCTCCCCCCCCATGCCTCATCCCCCCTCCCCGTCCTCGTAGCAGACGCCCTCCATGCATCAGCCCGTCGGCCCGCCGTTTTCCGAGACGCTCGTCCGCCGGCTCCGCAGGGCGGAGCGGGTGGCCGTGCTCACCGGCGCTGGAATCTCGGCCGAGAGCGGCGTCCCGACGTTCCGCGACCCCGACGGGCTGTGGCAGAAGTTCCGGCCCGAGGAGCTGGCCAACGTCGAGGCGTTCCTCGACAACCCGGAGCTCGTCCAGGGCTGGTACGCCCACCGCCGACAGGTGGTCGAGGACGTCGAGCCGAACCCCGGCCACGTCGCCCTCGCAGAGCTGGAGCAGTGGGTGACGGCTCGCGGCGGCGAGTTCCTCCTCGCGACCCAGAATGTCGACGGCCTCCACCGGCGGGCCGGGAGCGAGCGCGTCGTCGAGCTCCACGGGTCGATCACGCGGTCGCACTGCATCGAGTGCTCCGCCCCGGCCGACGCGTCGGCCACGGAGCGCGGCGCGCTCACGTGCGAATCGTGCGGCGGGCTCGTCCGCCCCGACGTCGTGTGGTTCGGCGAGATGCTGCCCGAGGCGGCCATCGCCGCCGCGCAGGAGGCCGCGGCCCTCGCCGACGTGTACCTCTCGGTCGGCACGAGCGCCGTCGTGTACCCGGCCGCCGGACTTCCCCAGCTCGCCCGTCAGGCCGGCGCCTACGTCGTCGAGGTGAACCCCATCCCGAGCGACATCGCGGGGCTGCTGAACGAGGTCGTGCGGGGGCGGGCCGGGGAGGCCCTGCCCGACCTCGTCCGCGCCGTCACGGCGCCCGACGCATGACGCCGCCCCTCCACGTCCCCGCTCGTCCGTGACCTTCGCCAGTCCCCTGTGGCTGATCGCCCTCCTCACCGTCCCCGCGCTGGGGTGGGCGCTGTGGCGGTGGCGACACACCACGCCGGGCGTCCGCTACTCCGTGGCCGACGACGCCGCGGCGACGGGGACGACCGGCTGGGCCCGGCTCCGGCGGCTCCCCGACGCGCTCCTTCTGGCGGCCCTCGCGCTCGGCATCCTCGGGCTGGCCCGTCCCCAGGAGCGCGACGCGACCGTCGAGCGCTCGACCGAGGGCATCGACATCGTCCTCGCCCTCGACGTCTCCACGTCGATGACGGCCGAGGACTTCACGCCGAACCGCTTCGAAGCCGCCAAGGCCGTCGCCGCCGAGTTCGTGCGCGGGCGGGAGTCCGACCGGATCGGGCTCGTCGTGTTCGCGGCCCAGGCCTACACGCAGGCGCCGCTGACGATCGACTACCCGTTCCTGCTCACGATGCTGCAGGAGGTCCGGATGGGGCTGATCGAGGACGGGACGGCGATCGGGACGGCCCTCGCGACGGCGACGGCCCGGCTCCGCGACTCCGAGGCGGCCTCGAAGGTGGTCGTGCTGCTCACCGACGGCCAGAACAACCGGGGGCAGGTCGACCCGCAGACGGCGGCCGAGGCGGCGGCGGCGCTCGGCGTCAAGGTGTACGCGATCGGCGTGGGCGGCGAGGGGGGGCCGCGGCGACGGGGTCCGTTCGGCGGCCTCAGCCCGGCCCCCGAGGTCGACGAGGGGGCGCTCCGCCAGGTGGCCGAGACGACCGGCGGGCGCTACTTCCGCGCGACCGACGCCGAGGCGCTCCGCCAGATCTACGACGCCATCTCGGAGTTGGAGCGGACCGAGATCGAGGAGACGGTCCTGCTCGACGTCGAGGAACGGTACCCCCTCTTCCTCTGGCCCGCCCTCGCCTGCCTCGTCGCGTCCATCGCGCTCTCCACGACCCGCCTCCGCGAGGTCCCGTAGCCCGCTCCGCCTCGGCGCCGAGGCGGACCCACTCGACTTCCGTCGTCCATTGTCCTTCCGCTCGCCCCTCGTCCTCTTGCTGGCGGCCGCGCTCGTGCCGGTCGCCTGGGCGGCGTTCGCGTACGCGGCACGCAAGCGGACCGAGGCGCTCCGACTGTTCCTCGGCGACCGCGCGGGGAGCGCGTCGCCCGGGGCGCTCGTCCGCCAGCGGCGGATCCGAGCGGGGCTCATCGTCGGCGCCGTGGCGCTGCTCGGCGTCGCGCTGGCGGGGCCGCGGATCGGGACGGCGCTCCGCGAGAGCCGCCAGGAGAGCCTCGACCTCCTCATCGCGCTCGACGTGTCGGACTCGATGCTGGCCGAGGACGTGGCGCCCAGTCGCCTCGAACGCGCGAAGCTCGAGATCGAGCGGATCGTGGAAGCCCGGCGTGGCGACCGCGTCGGCCTCGTCGTGTTCGCGGGCGAGGCGTTCCTCCAGTGCCCCCTCACGACCGACCGCGGCGCGCTCCGCCTGTTCCTCGACACGGCCGACCCCGAGCAGGTCGCCGTCCAGGGGACGGACTTCGCCCGCGCGCTCGACGTCGCCGACGCCGCCTTCAACGCGGCCTCCGACGGCGACGGCCAGCAGCGGCCGCGCGCGCTCCTCGTCGTGTCTGACGGGGAGAATCACGAGCCCGGCCTCAGCGACGCGGCCGACGCGCTCCGTGCCGACGGCGTCGAGGTCCTGGCCCTCGGCGTCGGCACCGACGAGGGCGCACCCGTGCCGGACATTCGCCGGGGGCAGCGCGTCGGCGTGCGGACCGACCGCCAGACGGGCCAGACGGTCGTGACGCAATACGAGGAGGGCGCGCTGCGGGACCTCGCCGGGCGGGGCGGCCTCTTCCGCGTGGACCGCCGGCCCGCCGCCGACGCCGTCAACGCGGCGCTCGACGACCTCGACCGGGCCGTCGTGGCGCAGGACGAATTCGCGGCCTCGGCCGAGCGGTTCCAGTGGCCCCTCGCGCTGGGGCTCTTGCTGCTGCTCGTCGAGCGGATCGTCGCCCTCCGTCCGCTCCCCCGCCCCTCATCGAAGGGCGGGCCCGACGACGACGGGACGCCCGACGCGCCGACCAAGGCCGGCCGACCCGCGGCGTCAGCGCCCGTGGCCGCGGCGCTCGCACTCCTCCTGCTCGGCGGATGTTCGAACCCGCTCGACGCGCTCCGCCCCGGCGCGAAGGAAGGCCGCGCCGCGGTCGAGTTGCTCGGCCTCGGCGACGCCGTGGGGGCCGAGGCCCAGTTCGCGGCCGGGATCGCGAACGCGGAGGTCCCGCGCGACGTCCGCGCCCGGCTGTGGCACGGGCTCGGCGTGGCCCGCGCCCGTCAGGACCGGTTCTCGGGGGCCGACAGCGCCTTCGCCGAGGCCCTCGTCTTCGCCGACACCCCCGACCGCCGCGCACGCTACCTCACCGACGCCGGCACCGCCGCCCTCCGTGCCGACGCGCCCGCCCGCGCCGACTCGCTCCTCCGCCTCGCGCTCCTCTTGGATCCGGCCTCCGACGCGGCCCGCCGAAACCAGGAGATCGCCCGCCGGCTGCTGGCGGATCCGCCCGAGCCGCCGGAGCCGAGCGACTTTGCCGAGCGTGTCAAAGCGCAGGCCGACTCGCTCGTGGCCGCCCGGCAATACCGGGCCGCCCTGGACGTCATGACTGACGGCCTCGCCCAGGACTCGTCCGTGGCCGCCTACGCCGACTTTACCCAGCGCCTCGGCGGCGTCGTCCAGATCGAGGAATCCGCCGACTCCCCATGACCCGCTTCGTCCTCCTGCTCGCGGCCGTCGCGCTCGTCGCGCGGGCCCAGGCCCCTCGCGGTCCCTCCCCCACGGAGCAGTACCACGTCGGTGCGCAGGCCTACATCGACGGCGACAACGCCCGCGCGCTCCAGGCCGTCGAGGCCGGGCTGGCCGTCGCGCCCGACGACGCCAAGCTCCAGGCCCTCCGTGACCTCCTCCAGCAGCAGCAACAGGAGCAAGACCAACAGGACGGTGGCCAGCCGGACGACGCCCAGAACCAGGACCCCGGCGATCAGGGAGACGAGGGCGACCAGGGTGAGGACGGCGACCAGAGCCGTCAGCCGGAACAGCCCGACGACGGCGGCCAGGAGGCCGAGCAGGACCAGACGCGGACGCAGCAGCCGGA
This sequence is a window from Rubrivirga marina. Protein-coding genes within it:
- a CDS encoding VWA domain-containing protein; translation: MTFASPLWLIALLTVPALGWALWRWRHTTPGVRYSVADDAAATGTTGWARLRRLPDALLLAALALGILGLARPQERDATVERSTEGIDIVLALDVSTSMTAEDFTPNRFEAAKAVAAEFVRGRESDRIGLVVFAAQAYTQAPLTIDYPFLLTMLQEVRMGLIEDGTAIGTALATATARLRDSEAASKVVVLLTDGQNNRGQVDPQTAAEAAAALGVKVYAIGVGGEGGPRRRGPFGGLSPAPEVDEGALRQVAETTGGRYFRATDAEALRQIYDAISELERTEIEETVLLDVEERYPLFLWPALACLVASIALSTTRLREVP
- a CDS encoding DUF58 domain-containing protein, encoding MIPRELFKKIRHVEVRTRGLVDDVFGGEYHSAFKGRGIEFAEVRPYQIGDDVRTIDWNVSARTGEPYVKLFEEEREQTLLLVVDVSASEAFGSARAKRDLAAEVCAVLGFSALRNSDKVGLVLFTDRVERFVKPKKGKRNVLRMLRDLFAHEPEHRGTDLGDALDHVLRVQRRRAIVLLVSDFLVPDAAYDGLAKQLRVVSQKHDLVAVRLVDPREEALPPVGLLRVVDAETGRAALVDTSSARVREDFAERAARRAARAEATLKRARVDHVTLRTDEDYVEPLSHFFRHRTRR
- a CDS encoding VWA domain-containing protein; its protein translation is MSFRSPLVLLLAAALVPVAWAAFAYAARKRTEALRLFLGDRAGSASPGALVRQRRIRAGLIVGAVALLGVALAGPRIGTALRESRQESLDLLIALDVSDSMLAEDVAPSRLERAKLEIERIVEARRGDRVGLVVFAGEAFLQCPLTTDRGALRLFLDTADPEQVAVQGTDFARALDVADAAFNAASDGDGQQRPRALLVVSDGENHEPGLSDAADALRADGVEVLALGVGTDEGAPVPDIRRGQRVGVRTDRQTGQTVVTQYEEGALRDLAGRGGLFRVDRRPAADAVNAALDDLDRAVVAQDEFAASAERFQWPLALGLLLLLVERIVALRPLPRPSSKGGPDDDGTPDAPTKAGRPAASAPVAAALALLLLGGCSNPLDALRPGAKEGRAAVELLGLGDAVGAEAQFAAGIANAEVPRDVRARLWHGLGVARARQDRFSGADSAFAEALVFADTPDRRARYLTDAGTAALRADAPARADSLLRLALLLDPASDAARRNQEIARRLLADPPEPPEPSDFAERVKAQADSLVAARQYRAALDVMTDGLAQDSSVAAYADFTQRLGGVVQIEESADSP
- a CDS encoding SIR2 family NAD-dependent protein deacylase encodes the protein MHQPVGPPFSETLVRRLRRAERVAVLTGAGISAESGVPTFRDPDGLWQKFRPEELANVEAFLDNPELVQGWYAHRRQVVEDVEPNPGHVALAELEQWVTARGGEFLLATQNVDGLHRRAGSERVVELHGSITRSHCIECSAPADASATERGALTCESCGGLVRPDVVWFGEMLPEAAIAAAQEAAALADVYLSVGTSAVVYPAAGLPQLARQAGAYVVEVNPIPSDIAGLLNEVVRGRAGEALPDLVRAVTAPDA